A single region of the Duganella sp. BuS-21 genome encodes:
- the der gene encoding ribosome biogenesis GTPase Der, translated as MKPVIALVGRPNVGKSTLFNRLTRSRDALVADLPGLTRDRHYGEGRVGERPFLVIDTGGFEPVAKEGILHQMAKQTKQAVAEADVVIFLVDGRQGLTPHDKTITDFLRKSGRPVMLVVNKAEGMRYTSVVADFYELGLGEPAVISSAHGDGVADLVDLALDTAFEQRPEDPAELETGERGIKIALVGRPNVGKSTLINTLVGEERVIAFDMPGTTRDSIEIPFERDGKQYTLIDTAGIRRRGKVFEAIEKFSVVKTLQSISEANVVVLMLDAQQDISEQDAHIAGFVLETGRALVIAVNKWDGLDTSTRDEIKIDIDRKLDFLSFAKMHYISALKAQGIGPLMKSLDQAYAAAFADLSTPKLTRALIEAVEKQEPRRKGSIRPKLRYAHQGGMNPPVIVIHGNALDAVGEPYKRYLEKHFRETFNLVGTPLRIELRTGKNPFAKSS; from the coding sequence ATGAAGCCGGTAATCGCACTAGTGGGTCGACCCAATGTAGGGAAATCGACCTTGTTCAATCGTCTGACCCGCTCGCGCGATGCGCTGGTGGCGGACTTGCCTGGGTTGACGCGAGATCGTCACTATGGCGAGGGCCGTGTCGGCGAACGTCCCTTCCTCGTCATCGACACCGGCGGCTTTGAGCCGGTGGCCAAGGAAGGCATCCTGCACCAGATGGCCAAGCAGACCAAGCAGGCCGTGGCCGAAGCCGACGTGGTCATCTTCCTGGTCGACGGCCGTCAAGGCCTGACGCCGCACGACAAGACCATCACCGACTTCCTGCGCAAGAGCGGTCGTCCGGTCATGCTGGTCGTGAACAAGGCGGAAGGCATGCGCTACACCTCGGTGGTGGCGGACTTCTATGAACTGGGACTGGGCGAACCGGCGGTCATTTCGTCGGCCCACGGCGACGGCGTTGCCGACCTGGTCGACCTGGCGCTGGACACCGCCTTCGAGCAGCGTCCGGAAGATCCAGCCGAGCTGGAAACGGGCGAGCGCGGCATCAAGATCGCACTGGTCGGCCGTCCGAACGTCGGCAAGTCGACCCTGATCAACACCCTGGTCGGCGAAGAGCGCGTGATCGCCTTCGACATGCCGGGCACCACCCGCGACTCGATCGAGATTCCGTTCGAGCGCGATGGCAAGCAGTACACCCTGATCGACACCGCCGGCATCCGCCGCCGCGGCAAGGTGTTCGAAGCGATCGAGAAATTCTCGGTGGTGAAGACGCTGCAATCGATCTCCGAAGCGAACGTCGTGGTGCTGATGCTCGACGCCCAGCAGGACATCTCCGAGCAGGACGCGCACATCGCCGGCTTCGTGCTGGAGACCGGCCGTGCGCTGGTGATCGCCGTCAACAAGTGGGACGGCCTCGATACCAGCACCCGCGACGAAATCAAGATCGACATCGACCGCAAGCTGGACTTCCTGTCCTTCGCCAAGATGCACTACATCTCGGCGCTGAAGGCGCAGGGCATCGGCCCGCTGATGAAATCGCTGGACCAGGCTTACGCCGCCGCCTTCGCCGACCTGTCGACGCCGAAGCTGACGCGCGCCCTGATCGAAGCGGTGGAGAAGCAGGAGCCGCGCCGCAAGGGTTCGATCCGTCCGAAACTGCGCTATGCGCACCAGGGCGGCATGAATCCACCGGTGATCGTCATCCACGGCAATGCCCTCGATGCGGTCGGCGAGCCCTACAAGCGCTATCTGGAGAAGCATTTCCGCGAGACCTTCAATCTGGTCGGCACGCCGCTGCGGATCGAACTGCGCACCGGTAAAAATCCGTTCGCAAAATCTTCATAA
- the bamB gene encoding outer membrane protein assembly factor BamB, with translation MRITEKVVAASVFAMLAGCSLFGSKDTKNQPAPLVELKNPSLSPKVVWKYSLGKAGNAVFTPALAGDSIYVADADGVLVRLDAATGKEVWRVKTGVDLTAGVGSDGEVVVVGGVKGQILAYDINGKQLWKAQASSEVLSSPEAGGGMVVVRSVDNQITGYDAKTGAKKWNVARTTPALTLRNAPGMVINGQNAYIAQPGGKLVVLNLAGGLQRFEVVVGEPRGATELERVTDIAGTPVVFEKDVCAVSYQGRVACFDATTGAPHWSKPTSSDKGVAVDQRFVFVSDDKGEVGAYSRENGANAWKNDKLSYRVLSTPVSYGRTVAVGDYQGYIHFLSREDGALIGRVATDGSPIQADPIIAGTNLIFQTQSGTVTALAVE, from the coding sequence ATGCGTATTACCGAAAAAGTAGTGGCAGCAAGCGTGTTTGCGATGTTGGCCGGTTGTTCCCTGTTCGGATCCAAGGACACCAAGAACCAGCCGGCGCCGCTGGTGGAATTGAAAAATCCATCGCTGTCGCCGAAGGTGGTGTGGAAGTATTCGCTAGGTAAAGCCGGCAACGCGGTGTTCACGCCGGCGCTGGCCGGCGACAGCATTTATGTGGCCGACGCCGACGGCGTGCTGGTACGCCTGGACGCCGCCACCGGCAAGGAAGTGTGGCGCGTGAAAACCGGCGTCGACCTGACCGCAGGTGTGGGCAGCGATGGCGAAGTGGTGGTGGTCGGCGGCGTCAAGGGCCAGATTCTGGCCTACGACATCAACGGCAAGCAGCTGTGGAAGGCGCAGGCGTCGAGCGAAGTGCTGTCGTCGCCGGAAGCCGGCGGCGGCATGGTGGTGGTGCGCAGCGTCGACAACCAGATCACCGGTTACGACGCCAAGACCGGCGCCAAAAAATGGAACGTGGCGCGCACCACGCCGGCCCTGACCCTGCGCAATGCGCCGGGCATGGTGATCAACGGCCAGAACGCCTACATCGCCCAGCCGGGCGGCAAGCTGGTGGTGCTGAACCTGGCCGGCGGCCTGCAACGCTTTGAAGTGGTGGTCGGCGAACCGCGCGGCGCCACCGAGCTGGAACGCGTCACCGACATCGCCGGCACGCCGGTGGTGTTTGAAAAAGATGTCTGCGCCGTGTCGTATCAGGGCCGCGTGGCCTGCTTCGACGCCACCACCGGCGCGCCGCACTGGAGCAAGCCGACTTCGTCCGACAAGGGCGTGGCGGTGGACCAGCGTTTTGTATTCGTCTCCGACGACAAAGGCGAAGTTGGCGCCTATAGCCGTGAAAACGGCGCCAACGCCTGGAAGAACGATAAACTGTCCTACCGCGTGCTGTCGACCCCCGTGTCGTACGGGCGCACGGTGGCGGTTGGCGACTACCAGGGTTATATCCACTTCCTGTCGCGGGAAGATGGCGCACTTATAGGTCGTGTGGCGACCGACGGCAGCCCTATCCAGGCTGACCCGATCATCGCCGGCACGAATTTGATTTTCCAAACCCAATCAGGGACAGTGACCGCTCTCGCGGTCGAGTAA
- a CDS encoding tetratricopeptide repeat protein: MAYDLEEQEQIASLKAWWDKYGNATTWVLIAGLAAYSGWTGWNVYQGKQATQASALYDQLQAAAEAKDNVKVLRVASDMESQFASTAYAPMGALVAAKSAFDANDLKSAKAQLQWAAEHGKDEFKAVAKVRLAGVLLDEKAYDEALKVLTGDVPAQFAGPVADRKGDVLAAQNKLAEARTAYKAALDATDKKNPGRQLIQMKLEAIGGTA, encoded by the coding sequence ATGGCATACGATCTTGAAGAACAAGAACAAATCGCGTCCCTCAAAGCTTGGTGGGACAAGTACGGCAACGCCACGACCTGGGTGCTGATCGCAGGCCTGGCCGCGTATTCCGGCTGGACCGGCTGGAACGTCTACCAGGGCAAGCAGGCCACCCAGGCTTCGGCGCTGTACGACCAGTTGCAGGCTGCGGCGGAAGCCAAGGACAATGTCAAGGTGCTGCGCGTGGCCAGCGACATGGAAAGCCAGTTCGCCAGCACCGCCTATGCGCCGATGGGCGCACTGGTGGCCGCCAAGAGCGCGTTCGACGCCAACGACCTGAAGTCGGCCAAGGCCCAGCTGCAATGGGCGGCGGAACATGGCAAGGATGAATTCAAGGCCGTCGCCAAGGTCCGCCTGGCCGGCGTGCTGCTGGACGAAAAAGCCTACGACGAAGCGCTGAAAGTGCTGACCGGCGACGTGCCCGCGCAATTTGCCGGCCCGGTCGCCGACCGCAAGGGCGACGTGCTGGCCGCGCAGAACAAGCTGGCCGAAGCCCGCACCGCCTACAAGGCTGCGCTGGACGCGACCGACAAGAAGAATCCCGGCCGTCAGCTGATCCAGATGAAACTTGAAGCCATCGGCGGCACCGCCTAA
- the hisS gene encoding histidine--tRNA ligase: MSENKKTEKIAAVKGMNDILPTDSHLWQLFENTAQSVVQSYGFQQIRTPIVEDTALFKRAIGAVTDIVEKEMYSFEDSMNGDLLTLRPEGTAGAVRAVIEHNLVYEGPKRLWYTGPMFRHERPQRGRYRQFYQFGCEAVGFSGPDVDAEMIMMCRRLWDDLGLENIRLELNSIGDAEERARHRVDLIAYLEQHEALLDAEAKRRLHSNPLRILDTKNPALQEIVNAAPKLLDYLGEESLAHFNGVRKILDHNNIPYVINTRLVRGLDYYNRTVFEWVTDALGSQGTVCAGGRYDPLIASFGGKPTPAVGFAMGIERLLELMKEAGEPHAPDQCDVYLVHQGEAAQLQAFVLGERLRDAGLDVIMHGSTAAGPGSFKSQMKKADGSGAAFAVIIGEDEVTNHTASVKAMRAAEGEQQQSTVPFDEVVNFLVDQITDGGDHHHHVHDEHCNH, from the coding sequence ATGTCCGAAAATAAGAAAACTGAAAAAATCGCCGCCGTCAAAGGCATGAACGATATCCTGCCGACCGATTCGCATCTGTGGCAGCTGTTCGAGAACACCGCGCAATCGGTGGTGCAGAGCTATGGCTTCCAGCAGATCCGCACGCCCATCGTCGAAGATACCGCCCTGTTCAAGCGCGCCATCGGCGCCGTCACCGACATCGTCGAAAAAGAGATGTACTCTTTCGAAGACTCGATGAACGGCGACCTGCTGACGCTGCGCCCTGAAGGCACGGCCGGCGCGGTGCGCGCGGTGATCGAGCATAACCTGGTCTACGAAGGTCCGAAGCGCCTGTGGTACACCGGTCCGATGTTCCGCCACGAGCGTCCGCAGCGCGGCCGCTATCGCCAGTTCTACCAGTTCGGTTGCGAAGCCGTGGGCTTCAGCGGCCCCGACGTCGACGCCGAAATGATCATGATGTGCCGCCGCCTGTGGGACGACCTGGGCCTGGAAAACATCCGCCTGGAACTGAACTCCATCGGCGACGCCGAAGAGCGCGCGCGTCACCGCGTCGACCTGATCGCGTATCTGGAACAGCACGAAGCGCTGCTGGACGCGGAAGCCAAGCGCCGCCTGCACAGCAATCCGCTGCGCATCCTCGACACCAAGAATCCGGCGCTGCAGGAAATCGTCAACGCAGCGCCCAAGCTGCTCGACTACCTGGGTGAGGAATCGCTGGCGCACTTCAACGGCGTGCGCAAGATCCTCGACCACAACAACATTCCGTACGTGATCAACACCCGCCTGGTGCGCGGCCTCGATTACTACAACCGCACCGTGTTCGAATGGGTGACGGACGCACTGGGCTCGCAAGGCACCGTGTGCGCCGGCGGCCGTTATGATCCGCTGATCGCGTCCTTCGGCGGCAAGCCGACGCCGGCCGTCGGTTTCGCCATGGGCATCGAGCGCCTGCTGGAACTGATGAAGGAAGCCGGCGAACCGCACGCGCCCGACCAGTGCGACGTCTACCTGGTGCACCAGGGCGAAGCGGCGCAGCTGCAAGCCTTCGTGCTGGGCGAACGCCTGCGCGATGCGGGCCTGGACGTCATCATGCACGGTTCCACCGCAGCGGGTCCGGGCAGCTTCAAGTCGCAGATGAAGAAGGCAGACGGCAGCGGCGCGGCCTTCGCCGTCATCATCGGCGAAGACGAAGTCACCAACCACACCGCCAGCGTGAAGGCGATGCGCGCGGCGGAAGGCGAGCAGCAGCAATCGACCGTGCCGTTCGACGAAGTAGTCAATTTTTTGGTGGACCAGATCACCGACGGCGGCGATCACCACCATCACGTGCACGACGAGCATTGCAATCACTAA
- the ispG gene encoding flavodoxin-dependent (E)-4-hydroxy-3-methylbut-2-enyl-diphosphate synthase: MTQTAIPSGPTDRRASRRVLISHGERKIWVGGDAPVVVQSMTNTDTANAIETAIQIRDLARAGSELVRLTVDRPEAAEAVPYIREQLDKMDVDVPLVGDFHYNGHTLLNDYPECAKALSKYRINPGNVGKGAKRDTQFAQMIDVAARYDKPVRIGVNWGSLDQALLARIMDENAVRANPWTAQQVMYEALITSAIENAVRAEELGLGRDKIILSCKVSGVQDLIAVYRALAQRCDYPLHLGLTEAGMGSKGIVASTAALSVLLQEGIGDTIRISLTPEPGGDRTKEVVVGQEILQTMGLRKFTPMVIACPGCGRTTSTTFQELADNIQTYLRDQMPEWKKTYPGVEAMNVAVMGCIVNGPGESKHANIGISLPGTGESPAAPVFVDGAKVATLRGERIVEEFQEIVLNYVKKNYSQPVVPA; encoded by the coding sequence ATGACGCAAACTGCTATTCCATCGGGACCGACCGACCGCCGCGCCAGCCGCCGGGTGTTGATCTCGCACGGCGAGCGCAAGATCTGGGTGGGCGGCGACGCCCCGGTGGTGGTGCAGTCGATGACCAACACCGACACCGCCAATGCGATCGAGACCGCGATCCAGATCCGCGACCTGGCGCGCGCCGGTTCGGAACTGGTGCGCCTGACCGTGGACCGTCCGGAAGCCGCCGAGGCGGTGCCCTACATCCGCGAGCAGCTCGACAAAATGGACGTGGACGTGCCGCTGGTGGGCGACTTCCACTACAACGGTCACACGCTGCTGAACGATTATCCGGAGTGCGCCAAGGCGCTGTCGAAGTACCGCATCAATCCCGGCAACGTCGGCAAGGGCGCCAAGCGCGATACGCAGTTTGCGCAGATGATTGACGTGGCGGCGCGCTACGACAAGCCGGTGCGCATCGGCGTCAACTGGGGCAGCCTGGATCAGGCGCTGTTGGCGCGCATCATGGACGAAAATGCCGTGCGCGCGAATCCGTGGACCGCGCAGCAGGTGATGTACGAAGCGCTGATTACCTCGGCCATCGAGAACGCCGTGCGCGCCGAAGAACTGGGCCTGGGCCGCGACAAGATCATCCTGTCGTGCAAGGTTTCGGGCGTGCAGGATCTGATTGCCGTGTACCGTGCGCTGGCGCAGCGTTGCGACTACCCGCTGCACCTCGGTCTGACCGAAGCGGGCATGGGCAGCAAGGGCATCGTCGCGTCGACGGCCGCGCTGTCGGTGCTGCTGCAAGAAGGCATCGGCGACACCATCCGCATTTCGCTGACGCCGGAGCCGGGCGGCGACCGCACCAAGGAAGTGGTGGTGGGGCAGGAGATCCTGCAAACCATGGGCCTGCGCAAATTCACCCCGATGGTGATCGCGTGCCCGGGTTGCGGCCGCACCACCTCGACCACCTTCCAGGAGCTGGCCGACAACATCCAGACCTATCTGCGCGACCAGATGCCGGAGTGGAAAAAGACGTATCCGGGTGTGGAGGCGATGAACGTGGCCGTGATGGGCTGCATCGTCAACGGTCCCGGCGAATCGAAGCACGCCAACATCGGCATCAGCCTGCCGGGCACCGGCGAATCGCCGGCCGCGCCGGTGTTCGTGGACGGCGCCAAGGTGGCGACGCTGCGCGGTGAACGCATCGTGGAAGAATTCCAGGAAATCGTACTGAATTACGTGAAGAAGAATTACAGCCAGCCTGTCGTTCCCGCGTAG
- a CDS encoding helix-turn-helix domain-containing protein: MNSEWAESPQEQGSTGKTTPGALLAAQREAMGWTVEQIAEQLKLAVRQVKALEAGDYAALPNMAVTRGFVRAYAKVLKMDAAPLVAMIEMAQPGSPEVAVAPRKDLAASFSESRFPSMTGRSSGPAGWLVGLAAVVVVGAAGAYAYQTGLIPASLFERKEEEAKPAEAPAIETTLVKPGEEASTLQSPNVPLISVPPQGEQGATTADAVAPASATPPPAPVAAAPVAPAVPAQTAPAATAAAAPAPAASTGQQLVLKVSEDSWVEIRRPGTTALISRVVKAGSTETFDIKDPALLIVGKPGGVQATLGGAPLALPTIPGGTISRVNIK, translated from the coding sequence ATGAATTCTGAGTGGGCAGAATCGCCGCAGGAGCAGGGCAGCACTGGCAAGACGACGCCGGGAGCGTTGTTGGCGGCCCAGCGTGAAGCGATGGGTTGGACGGTCGAACAGATTGCGGAACAGTTGAAGCTGGCCGTGCGCCAGGTCAAGGCCTTGGAAGCCGGCGATTACGCCGCGTTGCCGAACATGGCGGTCACGCGCGGCTTCGTGCGCGCTTATGCCAAGGTATTGAAGATGGACGCCGCGCCGCTGGTGGCGATGATTGAAATGGCCCAGCCTGGCAGCCCTGAGGTGGCGGTCGCGCCGCGCAAGGATCTGGCGGCGTCGTTTTCCGAGTCGCGCTTCCCGTCGATGACGGGGCGTTCGTCGGGGCCGGCCGGTTGGCTGGTCGGTTTGGCGGCCGTGGTGGTGGTGGGTGCAGCCGGCGCTTATGCCTACCAGACCGGTTTGATTCCGGCCTCGCTGTTCGAGCGCAAGGAAGAGGAAGCCAAGCCTGCCGAGGCGCCGGCCATCGAGACCACGCTGGTCAAGCCGGGCGAGGAAGCGTCCACATTGCAGTCGCCGAATGTGCCGTTGATTTCGGTGCCGCCGCAGGGCGAACAGGGCGCCACGACGGCGGATGCTGTAGCGCCTGCGTCGGCGACGCCGCCCCCCGCCCCGGTGGCAGCGGCGCCGGTAGCGCCAGCCGTGCCAGCGCAGACCGCGCCCGCCGCGACCGCAGCCGCTGCGCCGGCGCCGGCCGCCAGCACCGGCCAGCAGCTGGTGCTGAAGGTGAGCGAGGATTCGTGGGTAGAGATACGCCGTCCGGGCACGACCGCGCTGATTTCGCGCGTGGTCAAGGCCGGCAGCACCGAGACCTTCGATATCAAGGACCCTGCGCTGCTGATCGTCGGCAAGCCCGGTGGTGTGCAAGCTACGCTGGGCGGTGCGCCGCTGGCGCTGCCAACCATCCCGGGCGGCACGATTTCGCGCGTGAACATCAAATAA
- the pilW gene encoding type IV pilus biogenesis/stability protein PilW has protein sequence MTFLAQRSRLSLTALCAVGMLAGCASSGPAKGPSGKAELTTVSDQTAVQRKVDIRMQLAIGYFEQGQYTVALDEVKLALAADPNYADGYGMRGLIYQQLGESALAEDNFMRARKLAPASPDLANNYGSFLCQVGRVKEALPLFDAALGNRAYRSPASAANNAGSCALKIKDYASAERYLLQALQLTPDLPATNANLARVYVEKGDYVRANFFITRLNKVAKMESLTADVLWLAIKVQHKLGDTAAEAGWATQLRRHHPGSTEYAAYQRGAFDE, from the coding sequence ATGACCTTCCTGGCGCAGCGTAGCCGGCTCAGCCTCACCGCCCTGTGCGCGGTGGGGATGCTGGCTGGTTGCGCCTCGTCGGGGCCGGCCAAGGGGCCGAGCGGCAAGGCCGAGCTGACCACCGTGTCGGACCAGACCGCCGTGCAGCGCAAGGTGGACATCCGCATGCAGCTGGCCATCGGCTACTTCGAGCAGGGCCAGTACACGGTGGCGCTGGACGAGGTGAAGCTGGCCCTGGCCGCCGACCCCAACTACGCGGACGGCTACGGCATGCGCGGCCTGATTTACCAGCAACTGGGCGAGAGCGCGCTGGCCGAAGACAACTTCATGCGCGCCCGCAAGCTGGCGCCGGCCAGCCCGGACCTGGCCAACAATTACGGTTCCTTCCTGTGCCAGGTGGGCCGGGTCAAGGAAGCGCTGCCGCTGTTCGATGCGGCCCTGGGCAACCGCGCCTACCGTTCGCCGGCCAGCGCCGCGAACAACGCCGGTTCCTGCGCGTTGAAGATCAAGGACTACGCCAGCGCGGAGCGTTATCTGCTGCAAGCCTTGCAGTTGACGCCCGACCTGCCGGCCACGAACGCCAATCTGGCGCGGGTGTATGTGGAAAAAGGCGATTATGTGCGCGCCAATTTCTTCATCACCCGCTTGAACAAAGTGGCAAAGATGGAGAGCCTGACGGCCGACGTGCTGTGGCTCGCGATTAAGGTGCAGCATAAATTGGGCGATACTGCCGCGGAAGCTGGTTGGGCGACGCAACTGCGTCGTCACCACCCCGGCTCGACCGAATATGCTGCTTATCAACGTGGGGCGTTTGATGAGTGA
- the rlmN gene encoding 23S rRNA (adenine(2503)-C(2))-methyltransferase RlmN: protein MNAPLTNLLDFDPAQLIAYCAELGEKPFRAKQLQRWIHQFGASDFDSMTDLAKSLRDKLKTRAHIAAPAIISDHTSTDGTRKWLVDVGNGNAVETVYIPEENRGTLCISTQAGCAVNCRFCSTGKQGFSRNLSVGEIIGQLWMAEFELRRTKGIEPGPKGERQITNVVMMGMGEPLLNFDPTATALKLMLDDNAYGLSRRRVTLSTSGVVPMIDKLSQEVPVALAVSLHASNDELRNGLIPLNKKYPLKELMAACKRYIEFAPRDFITFEYCMLDGVNDSDEHARELVALVQHPEFGVNCKFNLIPFNPFPESGLLRSKNPRISAFAQVLLDAGIVTTIRKTRGDDIDAACGQLAGEVQDRTKVQQRMEKMAEYQTKFGANFGKIVEIRS from the coding sequence ATGAACGCACCTCTGACCAACTTGCTGGACTTCGATCCCGCGCAACTTATCGCTTATTGCGCCGAGTTGGGGGAGAAGCCGTTCCGCGCCAAGCAACTGCAGCGCTGGATCCATCAATTCGGCGCGTCGGACTTCGACAGCATGACGGATCTGGCCAAGTCGCTGCGCGACAAACTGAAAACCCGCGCCCACATCGCGGCGCCGGCCATCATCAGCGACCATACTTCCACCGACGGCACCCGCAAGTGGCTGGTCGACGTCGGCAATGGCAACGCGGTCGAAACCGTGTACATCCCGGAAGAAAACCGTGGCACGCTGTGCATTTCCACTCAGGCCGGCTGCGCCGTCAACTGCCGTTTCTGCTCGACCGGCAAGCAAGGCTTCAGCCGCAACCTGAGCGTGGGCGAGATCATCGGCCAGCTGTGGATGGCGGAGTTTGAACTGCGCCGTACCAAGGGCATCGAGCCGGGCCCGAAGGGCGAGCGCCAGATCACCAATGTGGTCATGATGGGCATGGGCGAGCCGCTGCTGAACTTCGATCCGACCGCCACCGCGCTCAAGCTGATGCTGGACGATAACGCCTACGGCCTGTCGCGCCGCCGCGTGACCCTGTCCACCTCGGGCGTGGTGCCGATGATCGACAAGCTGTCGCAGGAAGTGCCGGTGGCGCTGGCCGTCTCGCTGCACGCCTCCAACGACGAACTGCGCAACGGCCTGATCCCGCTGAACAAGAAATACCCGCTCAAGGAGCTGATGGCCGCCTGCAAACGCTATATCGAGTTTGCACCGCGCGACTTCATCACCTTTGAATACTGCATGCTTGACGGCGTCAACGACAGCGACGAGCATGCGCGCGAGCTGGTGGCGCTGGTGCAGCACCCCGAGTTCGGGGTGAACTGCAAATTCAACCTGATTCCGTTCAATCCCTTCCCGGAATCGGGTCTGCTGCGCTCGAAGAACCCGCGCATCAGCGCCTTCGCGCAAGTGTTGCTGGACGCCGGCATCGTCACCACCATCCGCAAAACGCGCGGCGACGATATCGATGCCGCCTGCGGCCAGTTGGCCGGCGAAGTGCAGGACCGCACCAAGGTCCAGCAGCGCATGGAGAAAATGGCCGAATACCAGACCAAGTTCGGCGCCAACTTCGGCAAGATCGTGGAGATCCGTTCCTGA
- the ndk gene encoding nucleoside-diphosphate kinase has protein sequence MAIERTLSIIKPDAVAKNVIGQIYSRFENAGLKIVAAQMKQLSREEAEGFYAAHKERGFFKDLVDFMVSGPVMIQALEGENAVLKNRELMGATDPKKADKGTIRADFADSIDANAVHGSDAVEAAAVEIAYFFGK, from the coding sequence ATGGCAATCGAACGCACCCTGTCGATCATCAAACCAGACGCAGTTGCAAAAAACGTGATCGGCCAAATCTACAGCCGCTTCGAGAACGCTGGCCTGAAGATCGTTGCTGCGCAAATGAAGCAGCTGTCGCGTGAAGAAGCTGAAGGCTTCTACGCTGCGCACAAAGAGCGCGGTTTCTTCAAAGACCTGGTGGACTTCATGGTTTCGGGTCCAGTCATGATTCAAGCGCTGGAAGGCGAAAACGCCGTCCTGAAAAATCGCGAACTGATGGGCGCGACCGATCCTAAGAAGGCCGACAAAGGCACCATCCGTGCTGATTTCGCCGACTCGATCGATGCCAACGCTGTTCACGGCTCCGACGCTGTGGAAGCCGCTGCAGTAGAAATCGCTTACTTCTTCGGTAAGTAA
- a CDS encoding Bax inhibitor-1/YccA family protein: MINMQKTYDLAGTRQAVQHKVLRNTYWLLALSMVPTVMGAALGVALQLPLGGGLMAILFLAVAFGFIWGIEKNKDSGVGVALLLGFTFFMGLMLTPLLTRTLGFANGGLLIMTAFGGTAAVFTVLASVATVSKRDFSAMGTWLFAGVIILLLASVANIFLHIPALSIVISVVAIAIFSAYILYDVQQIINGGETNYIRATLALYLDVYNIFTSLLQLLGIFGGDRD; the protein is encoded by the coding sequence ATGATCAATATGCAAAAAACCTACGACCTGGCGGGTACCCGTCAGGCGGTGCAGCATAAGGTGCTGCGCAACACCTACTGGCTGCTGGCGCTGTCGATGGTGCCGACCGTCATGGGCGCGGCGCTGGGCGTGGCCCTGCAACTGCCGCTGGGCGGCGGGCTGATGGCCATCCTGTTCCTGGCGGTGGCGTTCGGCTTCATCTGGGGCATAGAAAAGAACAAGGACTCGGGCGTGGGCGTGGCCCTGCTGCTGGGCTTCACCTTCTTCATGGGTCTGATGCTGACGCCGTTGCTGACGCGCACCCTGGGCTTCGCCAACGGCGGCCTCCTGATCATGACCGCGTTCGGCGGCACGGCGGCGGTGTTCACGGTGCTGGCGTCGGTGGCCACGGTATCGAAGCGTGATTTCTCGGCCATGGGCACCTGGCTGTTCGCCGGCGTCATCATTCTGTTGCTGGCATCGGTGGCCAACATCTTCCTGCACATCCCGGCGCTGTCGATCGTGATCTCGGTGGTGGCGATTGCGATCTTCTCGGCCTACATCCTGTATGACGTGCAGCAGATCATCAACGGCGGCGAGACCAACTACATCCGCGCCACGCTGGCCCTGTACCTGGACGTGTACAACATCTTCACCAGCTTGCTGCAGCTGCTGGGTATCTTTGGTGGCGATCGCGACTAA